The proteins below come from a single Peromyscus leucopus breed LL Stock chromosome 13, UCI_PerLeu_2.1, whole genome shotgun sequence genomic window:
- the Fam174a gene encoding membrane protein FAM174A isoform X1, translating into MPAPRGCSGPRRLLAPAFFLLLLPALSRSGAVLSTAARAASRSGVPEPGPRTLSPLPPGPTAAQPRGQAQAEAAGPRSSEGRNGSSPGAESEAGGLGGKAGEGSVGGSLAVSPNPGDKPMTQRALTVLVVVSGAVLVYFVVRTVRMRRRNRKTRRYGVLDTNIENMELTPLEQDDEDDDNTLFDANHPRR; encoded by the exons ATGCCGGCCCCGCGCGGCTGCTCCGGGCCTCGCCGCCTCCTGGCTCCGGCCTTCTTCCTGCTGTTGCTGCCCGCGCTGAGCCGGTCCGGGGCGGTGCTGTCCACAGCAGCCAGGGCGGCGTCCCGATCCGGGGTTCCCGAGCCCGGGCCGCGCACGCTGTCACCGCTGCCTCCCGGCCCCACCGCGGCCCAGCCCCGGGGTCAAGCTCAGGCTGAAGCCGCTGGCCCTCGAAGCTCGGAGGGCCGCAATGGCAGCAGCCCCGGAGCGGAGTCAGAGGCCGGTGGCCTTGGAGGGAAAGCCGGGGAAGGCTCCGTGGGTGGCAGCTTGGCGGTGAGCCCCAACCCTGGCGACAAGCCCATGACCCAGCGGGCCCTGACCGTGTTGGTGGTGGTGAGCGGCGCGGTGCTGGTGTACTTCGTGGTCAGGACAGTCAG GATGAGGAGGAGAAACCGTAAAACTAGGAGATACGGAGTTTTGGACACTAACATAGAAAACATGGAATTGACACCCTTAGAAcaagatgatgaggatgatgacaACACATTGTTCGATGCCAATCATCCTAGAAG
- the Fam174a gene encoding membrane protein FAM174A isoform X2: MPAPRGCSGPRRLLAPAFFLLLLPALSRSGAVLSTAARAASRSGVPEPGPRTLSPLPPGPTAAQPRGQAQAEAAGPRSSEGRNGSSPGAESEAGGLGGKAGEGSVGGSLAVSPNPGDKPMTQRALTVLVVVSGAVLVYFVVRTVRMRRRNRKTRRYGVLDTNIENMELTPLEQDDEDDDNTLFDANHPRR; this comes from the exons ATGCCGGCCCCGCGCGGCTGCTCCGGGCCTCGCCGCCTCCTGGCTCCGGCCTTCTTCCTGCTGTTGCTGCCCGCGCTGAGCCGGTCCGGGGCGGTGCTGTCCACAGCAGCCAGGGCGGCGTCCCGATCCGGGGTTCCCGAGCCCGGGCCGCGCACGCTGTCACCGCTGCCTCCCGGCCCCACCGCGGCCCAGCCCCGGGGTCAAGCTCAGGCTGAAGCCGCTGGCCCTCGAAGCTCGGAGGGCCGCAATGGCAGCAGCCCCGGAGCGGAGTCAGAGGCCGGTGGCCTTGGAGGGAAAGCCGGGGAAGGCTCCGTGGGTGGCAGCTTGGCGGTGAGCCCCAACCCTGGCGACAAGCCCATGACCCAGCGGGCCCTGACCGTGTTGGTGGTGGTGAGCGGCGCGGTGCTGGTGTACTTCGTGGTCAGGACAGTCAG GATGAGGAGGAGAAACCGTAAAACTAGGAGATACGGAGTTTTGGACACTAACATAGAAAACATGGAATTGACACCCTTAGAAcaagatgatgaggatgatgacaACACATTGTTCGATGCCAATCATCCTAGAAGGTAA